One part of the Gadus macrocephalus chromosome 8, ASM3116895v1 genome encodes these proteins:
- the LOC132462324 gene encoding uncharacterized protein LOC132462324 isoform X1: protein MFQVSVSTVSRVVITWANYLHLLLGSIPIWMSKQQVKNTMPSKFVQYSLDVRVIIDCTEVRCQNPSSFTLQSEVFSSCSFYKNTTTFKALIGIAPCSAVTFVSSLFTGSISDRELTERSGPLDLLEPGDGCMADKGFTIEKLLADRGATLIIPPFKMTGQFTEEDALKTQAIARLRILVERAIRRGKEYRIWERTVPLTLSGTVNQLWTVCCVMTNFQGPLNLKGCIPVE from the exons atgtttcaggtcagtgtgtccacTGTCTCCCGTGTTGTTATAACGTGGGCCAACTACCTTCACCTGCTCCTTGGCTCCATCCCCATCTGGATGAGTAAACAGCAAGTCAAGAACACCATGCCAAGCAaatttgtgcagtacagtctagatgttcgggtaatcatcgactgcaccgaGGTGCGATGCCAGAATCCATCATCCTTCACTCTCCAATCTGAGGTTTTCTCATCTTGCTCTTTCtacaagaacacaacaacctttaaggccttgattgggattgccccttgtAGTGCTGTGACTTTTGTGTCAAGTCTCTTCACCGGCTCCATCTCTGACCGAGAGCTGACTGAACGAAGTGGACCGCTGGATttactggagccaggagatggctgcatGGCAGACAAGGGTTTCACCATTGAGAAGCTGCTAGCTGACCGTGGGGCAACACTGATTATACCACCCTTCAAGATGACAG GGCAGTTCACCGAAGAGGatgctctgaaaacacaagcaatcgcCCGACTTCGAATCCTTGTGGAAAGAGCAATACGCAGAGGCAAGGAATACCGCATCTGGGAACGCACTGTCCCTCTCACCTTGTCTGGGACAGTCAACCAGCTGTGGaccgtctgctgtgtgatgaccaaCTTCCAGGGACCACTTAATTTAAAAGGCTGCAtccctgttgaatag
- the LOC132462324 gene encoding uncharacterized protein LOC132462324 isoform X2 has translation MSFFSSAAGLLQACKRRCWLTCFSAVTFVSSLFTGSISDRELTERSGPLDLLEPGDGCMADKGFTIEKLLADRGATLIIPPFKMTGQFTEEDALKTQAIARLRILVERAIRRGKEYRIWERTVPLTLSGTVNQLWTVCCVMTNFQGPLNLKGCIPVE, from the exons Atgagttttttctcttctgctgccgggttgctgcaggcctgcaagagaaggtgctggctgacatgtttcag TGCTGTGACTTTTGTGTCAAGTCTCTTCACCGGCTCCATCTCTGACCGAGAGCTGACTGAACGAAGTGGACCGCTGGATttactggagccaggagatggctgcatGGCAGACAAGGGTTTCACCATTGAGAAGCTGCTAGCTGACCGTGGGGCAACACTGATTATACCACCCTTCAAGATGACAG GGCAGTTCACCGAAGAGGatgctctgaaaacacaagcaatcgcCCGACTTCGAATCCTTGTGGAAAGAGCAATACGCAGAGGCAAGGAATACCGCATCTGGGAACGCACTGTCCCTCTCACCTTGTCTGGGACAGTCAACCAGCTGTGGaccgtctgctgtgtgatgaccaaCTTCCAGGGACCACTTAATTTAAAAGGCTGCAtccctgttgaatag